The segment gatagaggagTTCAATTTACACTTTATGTGACTATTTGTGATGTTATatgtctcaattttttttattggatcactatttttaaaacctcattattgaattatatattttcattgtttatacatgcatgtcaaatttattgTAATCATAAATTATTTAGTATATAATCCATATAGTAATGTTTTTTgtataatatcaaaatttttaaaaagtacaaattttatcaTGAGATAGCTATTGATCTCTAAGTATCTTGTTACTTTGCAGGCATTGCTAATTGCTAATTCTCATCTCCCCTAAACTCATTTTAcctaataattacaaaataaataacccTAAAGACAAGCACAACCAGACCAACATCTAGTAatcacccaaaaataaaaattaactaactaaattgaattgaattcCTTAATTAATTCCTGGATCAAAACCCAGAATCAACTTAtgcataaaaatacaaaatttacaaaCACCCACTTTCAGTGGAATCTTTTTCTTCATAAAGTTACAACCGTTTGTTATCAGAAGCACAAAGGTAGTAATGAGCTCCAAACGACAGCGTTTAACGATCGATCGATCGATcgatcgagagagagagagagagagagagagagagtaccttgGAGCGGAGTGAAGGGCTTGGAAATGAAAGCCTCTGTAACCTCACACTGCGATTGAGTGCAGAAATAGTGAGAGAGATGAGACTCAGAGGTCGCCGCCGACGAAAGTCCTCTGCCGCTGATgtaagtgagagtgagagtgagagttttttttttttctttttttttggctcgaAAACGTTGAGAGTGAGGTTTCTATGTTCAGGTGTAAGTCAGACTGAGAGTGAGATTGAGAGTTTGAAAGTTTGTGTGTTTTAAGTGTTGTTGGAACCCGAGTGGTACTCGAGCTTCATGAGCTCGAGTATTGTTTAAACAGTACTCGAGCTTATGAAGCTCGAGTACTAAGGCAATATCAAATTCCCCCTTTTCCACGCCAGCGTGCCACGGTGGAATGGGaaaatgtggtactcgagctcaccaagctcgagtaccacaaaaagtggtagatccccaattatttccgaaacagtgatctgttgctaaaaatttcaaaaaaacatggtatttggccattttggccccaCTTTACGTGggcaataaatttcataattttttttaaaaaataaaattttgtgaataCAGATTGTGTTTTAGAATTTagtatattatttttacatcaaatcaccactaattttattttttatttcaagaaaaaataatttttattatttattactcatcattttattatgaaaatattgttaaatttgttgtgtcatCAGTTGTTTTACTTAAAAAAGAGCAATCTTTGAGACATAAAATAGTTCACAATTATGTTTTACGAGATTTCTAGAATTTGGgccaaagaaaattttttttagcccccgtaatataattttagtcccctttaaataataacaaaaataattcaaacaaCGGTTGTGACCAcaacaaataacaacaaaacatCTAGCccatacaacaacaaaaattaccccAATCAACTAGAACATCActttaaaaatcattatttatCAAATCTGATCAATAAATCTTAGatctattaattattttttattaaaaaaaaatccctaaatttatacaaataccAATAGAATAAAGAGAGAATATTTCCTAAACATTGTCAATTGACTAATACACATCTATAAGTTATAAATTTATAGTTAACTCAACTGTTAAAGTCTCtgataattgaataagaaatctgaaaTTCAATTTccacctacatcaaaaacttATTTGTGTTTTGATCTGAGGAATGGACGCCATAggttaataaatttataattagtgaCTTTTGGTGGATGGGTTggaatcattatttttttaacttactaCCTTAAtactttagtttatttttgtgaGTCAAGTTTGTGATCTATGTCGATGTGTTTTGAGCACTTTGGCATTGTTAAGGCTTACTAAATATAATTCCTCACTtgtttatctatatatatatataaaaccgaagcctttgctggcaccacaattttccacatcaacacaatatttaaaaaataaaaaataaataaaaattatctatatatatatatatatatatataaaaccgaagcctttgctggcaccacaattttccacatcaacacaatatttaaaaaataaaaaataaataaaaattataactcctcaaaaccctagcaaccttacccctctctcaagttaagaaatataaagccacggtttctgcaaactctctctttctccagacgtaggaagccctaaagcattcaagatctacaaaaccctagcaaccttacccctctctcaagttaagaaatataaagtcacggtttctgcaaactctctctctccagacgtaggaagccctaaagtattcaagatctacaatgcacggtatagattttagcttataaagttcagcttttgtaaagttagttttgtttatatattaattaatacatagtactttgttcaccattaaatactcatataatcaatttccaattcactgttcaagaattaaaccaaaattctaactgcgctatcataaaatattattattagtatgaattttatggagttgcggtgttcaagaattaaaccaaaattcttttaaattatctataatattttgtcctctgaaaattttatctctttgattttagtatattgtgtttcttaagctatagagagattttctttggtttctgcaaactctctctctccagatgtaggaagccctaaacgcacggtatagcattcaagatctacaactcacggtatagattttagcttataaagttcagcttttgtaaggttagtttgtttatatatttagtccttacgtttaggtttaggtttaggtttaggttttaagagatttatatattactactatgtggctgaatttcccgtgacatcagttttatatttttaaccaaatacattaggaaagcaagagaaggcgcataaatatttagtccttacgtttaggtttaggtttaggttttaagagatttatatattactactatgtggctgaatttcacgtgacatcagttttatgttttttttttttttttttaatttgttttatgtaaggttagtttgtttacatcagttctttatctcaaagataaagcttttatttctaccgcaagaactatttatgtatgtatcccttgcaagcacacatgaacttaaattgtcttttaatatatgcatgctttattattttctaatagttttcccgtgcatcgcacgggttagcgactagtttatttaattattattattttagtttggcatttttttcctttctcaaaaaaataaaaaaaaaagtttggcaTTCTTTCCATCTGATTCCCCATATTGGATAGAGTAATTGCGGCTTTAGAAGACCAAACTTGCcttttcaatttgaaaatttcaatggACAAACTCAAATCCATATTTTGTAACCTAGccattatcaaattttttttacggAATCCTGGTtgaaatcacacacacacacacacacaatggaATGATATGCGAATGTGGACACATAAACTTTGGCTAAATGCTAAGTTCATGTTCATAGTAAATGGATGTTTCTATGCTATGCATCTAGGAGCAttccaaattttattatctACTTCTATGCATAGAAAATTCAACTAATTAAAAGTCCTTACTGCTAAAGGTAAGTTTCTGTATGTTATCTTTGAGGTGAGACTCCCTAGAGGCCTCATGAGACttaagaattttcaatttttcctcTATCTCCTTTCTGATCTTCTATTACTTATTCTTAATTTCTGCACTACTGTGCAAACTTGTCATCTGTATGTCTGTCCTTTCTCCCATACTTATCCTTGAAGTGCTACAGCTTTGTCCAAAAACTCTAAACCTAACTCTATGCAGCTTTCAATCTTAAGATTGGATGCAATTGAAAAATATCATAGGTTTGCTTTGGATTTATTATTTATCTAGACCTGCTCCCATCATCCTAAAGAACCTGAACTTATTAGAATTCAGAGCAATTGCTTCCCTAATTCACATTAGTGAACTTTTGTAGTTTAGTCTACTTTAACTTTATTAGTGCTGTTGAGTTTGTCCCTCTGCTTCAAGATGGACAATATATGTTAGCAACACAAGGATGACTGCAGAATGGTCTGTCAGTGATTTTGATATACTGGTTCCTGAAGATGTTGCTAGCTCTGGTGTTAGCTTTGATTGATCTTTGCACAATATATTCACCTTTTCATTTGgtaaagaataagtaaatagaGTAAGTAGAACCCATTACAGTTCTACTTAAACCACGTTATCATGTCAGAAACTGATTCAACACACCTACACGTGATAAGTGTTATGTATATGTTCTCTGAAATCCACAGATAACTGAGGAAATGCTATTTGCTAATCATGGGTATGTGTATAATTCCATTTGTAAACTCCACTTGTGTTTGTGCTTAATGTCACATATTTTATACACAACCTGTCTCAATCTTAGAAAGATAAGGTTGACAGCTAGTTTGAAATTTAGTCACAAGTGATTGAGTAGCCACTTATAATGGTTCACGCAGTCCTTATTTATGCCAAAAAGTAAAGGAGACTGAGTCCATTGTAACCAAAGCTGAAGCCAAAATCCTATACGCATAGTTGTCAAGTTAAGCAAAGAATCATTGCTTGTAATAGACAAATTATGCTTCAAAATCATGATTAGTCTGGCACAGAAGCAGATCCACACCAACAATACTATCACTAGAAGAGAATAACCACTTCAAAATTATTTAGATCTATGAAATCTTTTTGTTGCACTTACACAGTACAatgaaaacactaaaaacaaGAAAGGAATTACATAGGGCAATGTTTTTGGACAATTTATTTTCactcttctccttgaaaacctaAGCAATGTCTTCAAGGAATGAATAATCGCTGTATCCAAGGACAGGGTCAGAGATGTAGAATGTGTCTCTGTTGTACTTGTTGAGAGGAGAATTGAGCTTAAATCTCTTAGGCAAATCTGGATTAGCTAAAAACAGACGACCATAAACAACAAGATCCGCACGGTTTTCAGCAATAGCTTTGTTCCCATCTTCCCTGTCATAACCCCCAGCAACAAAAAAGCTCCCCTTAAAAGCCTTTCTCATTGGCACAAGACTATGGGGACATTCACTCTTTTCTCCAACTGTCTTCATTCTTGGCTCAACCATGTGGCAATAAAGAATCCCATATTTGTTTAAGGATTCAGCCATGTAAAGGCCCAAAGCTTCTGGATTTGAGTCTCCGGATTCCATGTAGTTTGCAAAAGGAGATAGCCTTATTCCAACCCTGTCTGCTCCAATCTCTTTAGAAACAGCTTCAACAATTTCCAGAGCAAACCGGCAACGATTTTCAAGGGATCCACCATATTGATCTGTTCGATCATTCACTTGATCCTTCATAAACTGGTCAATTAGGTAACCATGAGCCCCATGGATCTCTACTCCATCAAAGCCTGTGTATAAGACAAATAATGACATTTTAATGAAGGGAATATGTAATAACAAAGGAAACCATGAGCCCCATTGTTCTTTCAGTTTTCTTTCATAAAGTACAAAGTACATTCCTTCACTCCCTTGTACATTTGACCAATCAAATATCTTTTATCTTATATAAACACATGAAAAGAACTTACCAGCTTCAATAGCATTCCTTGCAGCAAGCCTAAAATCATTGACAATTTCAGGAATTTCCTCTATCCTTAGCCGCCTTGGAGGAGTGAAGTCTGCAACGTCAATTCCATTAGCTCGAATTTGAGGGGTCAAAGGCTTGTCAGAGGAAGAAATTGGGGCTTGACCATTTGGCTGAAAACCTGTAgacatcaatataaagaaaaataaatatccaAATAATTCAAATGAGTTTGATAAGACATCATCAATCACCACTTAAAGAATTAGAAAAAATGAGAGTTATGATCTGTTAAATTACTTAGAAAatgatctttcttttctttgcaaagttttttttttcttaaaaaaaaacatttatctAAAGAAGTAATAGACAAGACCATTATTGATTTGAAAActcacccaaaaaataaaaataaaaataataaataagatgCAAAATTAATGCTTCTTTTGGATCGAGAAGGCATAATAGCTCCATTATGTATTTCACATGATTGTACAGTACAAGATGGGGTTCCATAAATATTCCCCTCCAAAAAAGGAAATTTCAAGATCATGTTCCATGTCAAAAAAGGAAAGCTCATGATCTTAGGGCTGTCTAACATGCCAAAAAGTGGTGGTTGGCTGACTGTGACTACCATAGATATAGGACTCAATAATAATTTTGACAATTGATTTAGAGCAAGTGGTGTCTGCATATCTAAAACAGAAGTACAAAGATTTTGAAAGACCAACCAACTAAAAGAACAATGcttttgaaaaagtgatatGCAACCATCCACTCTAACCTTTTCTATTGAAATGAGTAAAGCACATTCTATTCAATGGTGATACAAAAATGCCTTTTTAGCTGAAATGACAACATCATTAGCTTTTTGTCCAACCACCTACAATGATTAGATTTTCTTAAAGCAGTGGGTGTCACCTTATTCATATCCTAAAAACAAAATGACATTAACATATCAAACTTATAATGGAAGATGCCCCTTCCACTGAGGCAATGATCATCATAAAAGGCCCCCTGAAAGAAAAAATCCATGTATAGTAGAGAagataatgcaaaaaataacaCCACTACAATGATAGATcaatagtttttcaaaataattatattgttgcataaattttccttttactCCATGAATCCAACAATGATCATCACTTTTGCTTATTTTTACTCTCTAAAATGATAGTTAAGCCAATTAATGCTCTTCCTCAAAAAGTATGCTTCTTTTCAAATGTGGCACTCATTTTGCAGGGAATAGCATTCTACAGCACCGACGCATGGTTATTTCAGCAGTCAACCAAAACTTCCATCTAATTTGATCTTTACCAAATAGGTTCATATGCAATACTTCCTTTAGGATCAATAGCAATCAATAGTTAAGTAGCACAATGTGGTATAGAAAACCCAAATCTACTCAATTCATGAATCGTTTACCATAAAGTCTTTGTAATTTAGCATATTACAAAACATTCAACTCTCTCCATCCATTACAAAAGTTCAATTGTCAACAAGCAATAATAGAAGAGAAGATATAAAGGTGGTCTCAGTCAAAGACAAACCTTGATTTGAAACCCTCCCCAGATGCCAAATTTGACAAAAGAAAACTCCACCTTTGGCATGAACAGCATCTACAATGGGTTTCCAGGCTTCAACTTGCTCTTTTGTCCATATACCAGGTGTGTCTGGATACCTTTACAATAGCAAAGAAACCTAAGaagtcataaaaattttcaaggcAAGAAAGGGAACCCTCAAAATGGCGATTGTCTTTCAGTGTGAAACATGGTAAAAAATTGATTACCCTTGAGCAGTGTCAGAAACTCCAGTGGCTTCAGCTATCAGTAGACCACCTTTGGAGGTTCTCTGAGAATAATATAAGATAGCATGTGGCTGAGGAACATTGCCATAAGATCTCTGTCTGGTCAATGGTGCCAAAACAACCCtgaaaatacaaattaaatgataaattgAGTAAATCAAGCAAGAAATCTTTTAACTGAAGAAAGTAGTACCCTATAAGAATCAAATATATATTGCCCGTAGCAAAGGCTGGAAGAATAATATGATTAAGCCCCTTTTCTATATGTTATAATatatactaataaataaaaaaaggcaaGTAACAACtgaaaccaaatcaaacaattcatttttgaatgattatgGCAGAGATAAGGACAGATTCACAACTTCACCTGTGGATTGCTAAAATACAAACCATTAAATAAGGTTTGAGAAgctgaagaaaaacacaaaatcagaaaAACTCTGCAAATAACATAACGCTTTTCCTTGTGAGTAAACAAATAAATACCTAAATGAGAAAGAGTGACAAAGACAGAGACAGAGAATGCTTGACTTGAtctacaacttatttttttcctttagagTTTGTTCATCCTTAAAGTACAACCATATTGTCAAGTATTAAAGATATATTTCAGAAAATGCAGTACTGGAATGGGTTAGGAGAACCTCCAAGATCCTATAGGTCCTTTAACTATGAAAATTTCTGTATCATTCATAGCTAATTTGCCATGcacttgaaatttgaaaatactTAGTTTCAAGTTCAGGGCCTACGTTGTTTTTAATTCTTGTAACTCTCTTTTCAACCTATGTTTATATCATAAGCTTACCTTTTTCCAAGACCTACAAAGCTGCAGCAAAAGtcagtaagttttttttttttttttttttttttttttgaaaaaaaagagtggCACTTAGTTTATGGCTTGTGCAATACATGCATGACCACGTTTTACTTTAAGAAAATACCAGAAAAGATAAGTAAGAAACAAAATGAAGCATGTAAAAACTTGGAACAattaatttgatgaatttttatgcACAGAATAGGGTGAATTAGTTTTGTTAATCACATGTAGTTTCAAGATCATCAAATGACAACATTCAGCATTTGAAGAATGACTTGGGTACTATGGCAGGATATAGAAGAGGGAGCCAAACTGGATTGCTTTTCATCATACAGAATGTGTAGTCATAGGTATCAACATAACACTGATAAACTGAAGGGTCTCATCTCCCCTCCCCAGCCCGAAAAAAGTCAGACCAAAATTGTTGAGTAATGATTTCATAACTATAGATTGATATCTTATATAATCAAAGCAACTGTAAATAAATGTCAGCACGCTCATGATGAAGCTACAAATACATTACTTAGAGGCTCTGAAAACACAAAGAATCCTGACAGCCAAGGTGATCAGATACTCCTCTAATCTGTTAGATGTTTTTCAGTTGAGCCTTTATGGCCTTTGTCATGTCTGGATGTGTCCTGACTCTAGTGTAGTTGCTGGTTCtaagtttgttttgaatgaAGTTTCCTttttaccaaaataataataataataataattttcagttgCAGCCAAGAATGCAACCATGAATAAGAAagcagtttctcaaaaaaagaaaaagaaaaggagaacaagaaagcaaaacttTCTCTGGAGATCTTTTCCTaataaaaacattttgtttgaaaaatattttttgacatCATTTTAAGGGTGAGCTCATAATTTCAGAAAAATGATTATTGTATTGATGAAAGTAAGGAACAGTGGTTAATTATGGGTACCTTTGCAATCATACAAAGAATTAAGCAACGGGGATAAGCTATGACAactaaaaactatttttgaCATTTGGCACACCTAATTCTAGTGCTCTAAATAATCAAcggataaagtttagttacaaaattggttataacttaaggctacaatcttactcaatatcttcttattagaggtgaattttgagaattttaccattgaattacatcttctacttatatcctccatgtttgcaaaatttctagaaaattaaagatgaatagctatgtcattaataaattgtttaaattgttagttttttatagtttaaaattataaataaaatataagcttatagatcatataatatataatatccaactgacacaaaatttgacatgtgtattaagagtgtaaagaacatacaatttaatagttaaattttcaaaatatgtagtaatatttattttattgagtaattacaaccaattttatagttaaactttgtccataatcAACTACAAtttcttgaaagttgaaacctttGTAAACAAAACAATTCATCATCCCAACTGGGATAtgtcacaataaaaaaaaatcgaaaCCCATCACACATATTAACAATTCAGATAAtactaaacaacaaaaacaaaaacaaaaaaagaaagaacttcGCAAGGTGTATTGGTATACCTATGGGAAAGGTTGAACTTGCCCAGTTTGTAAGGAGTAAGAAGAGGAATGGTGGGAGCTTCAGCCGCCATTTTCAATGATTCTATTCTATTCTTTCCTGTTGAATAATAGTACTTTGCTAGTTTGCTTCTGTTCC is part of the Quercus robur chromosome 9, dhQueRobu3.1, whole genome shotgun sequence genome and harbors:
- the LOC126699247 gene encoding 12-oxophytodienoate reductase 2-like isoform X9; this encodes MAAEAPTIPLLTPYKLGKFNLSHRVVLAPLTRQRSYGNVPQPHAILYYSQRTSKGGLLIAEATGVSDTAQGYPDTPGIWTKEQVEAWKPIVDAVHAKGGVFFCQIWHLGRVSNQGFQPNGQAPISSSDKPLTPQIRANGIDVADFTPPRRLRIEEIPEIVNDFRLAARNAIEAGFDGVEIHGAHGYLIDQFMKDQVNDRTDQYGGSLENRCRFALEIVEAVSKEIGADRVGIRLSPFANYMESGDSNPEALGLYMAESLNKYGILYCHMVEPRMKTVGEKSECPHSLVPMRKAFKGSFFVAGGYDREDGNKAIAENRADLVVYGRLFLANPDLPKRFKLNSPLNKYNRDTFYISDPVLGYTDYPFLEDIA
- the LOC126699247 gene encoding 12-oxophytodienoate reductase 2-like isoform X3: MAAEAPTIPLLTPYKLGKFNLSHRVVLAPLTRQRSYGNVPQPHAILYYSQRTSKGGLLIAEATGVSDTAQGYPDTPGIWTKEQVEAWKPIVDAVHAKGGVFFCQIWHLGRVSNQGFQPNGQAPISSSDKPLTPQIRANGIDVADFTPPRRLRIEEIPEIVNDFRLAARNAIEAGFDGVEIHGAHGYLIDQFMKDQVNDRTDQYGGSLENRCRFALEIVEAVSKEIGADRVGIRLSPFANYMESGDSNPEALGLYMAESLNKYGILYCHMVEPRMKTVGEKSECPHSLVPMRKAFKGSFFVAGGYDREDGNKAIAENRADLVVYGRLFLANPDLPKRFKLNSPLNKYNRDTFYISDPVLGYSDYSFLEDIA